CTCGGGATGACGCCCGCCCAGGCGCAGTGGGTGCTGAGCGCGAACCTGCTGACCTTCGGCGGGCTCCTGCTCCTCGGCGGCCGGGCCGCCGACCTGCTGGGACGCCGCCGCATGTTCATGTGGGGCACGGCGCTGTTCCTGGGCGTCTCGGTGCTGTCCGGCGTCGCGTGGAGCACGGAGGTCATGCTGGCCGCCCGGGCCCTGCACGGCGTCTCCGCCGCGTTGATGGCGCCGGCCGCGCTGTCCATCCTGACGACCACGTTCCCCGAGGGCGCGGAGCGCAACAAGGCGCTGGCCGGCTGGTCCGGCATCGCCGGGATCGGCGCCACGGCCGGCCTGGTCATCGGGGGCACGCTCACCGCGAGCCTCGGCTGGCAATGGGTCTTCCTCGTCAACGCCCCCGTGGCGCTCGTGATGCTGCTGCTGAGCCCGCCGCTCCTGCCGGAGAGCCGCGACCGGCGGGCCCGGCCGACGTACGACGTGGCGGGCGCCGTGACCATCACCGCGGCGCTTGCCCTGGTCGTCTACGCCGTCGTGGAGGCGCCGGCCGCCGGCTGGGCCAGTGTGCGGACGGTGGGGCTGTTCGCGCTGGCCGCGGCGGTGGCCGGGCTCTTCGTGATCCTCGAGAGACGCTCCCCGGAGCCGCTGGTGCCGCTGCGCATCTTCCGGAGCCGGTCGCTGACCGGCGGCAACCTGGTGACGGCGCTCATGGGCATGGCCGCCTTCGGGCTGTCGGTCACCATCTCCCAGTACGCGCAGCAGGCGCTGGGCTACTCGCCGCTGGAGTTCGGCCTCAAGCAGGCCGTCATGCCCGGCATGGCGTTCGTCGGCGCCTACGCGGGGCAGGCCGTCGTCACGCGGACGGGCTACCGGCCGGTCGCCGCGGTCTGCGCGGCGCTGATGGGCGCGGGCGCGTTCCTCCTGACCCGGGCCCCGGCGGACGGCCAGTACCTGCGTGACCTCTTCCTCGCGCTGCTGATCTTCGGTGCGGGCCTGGGCGCGGGCACCGTCGCCGCCGCGGCCGCGGCGCTGTCCCGGGTCGGCGAGCGGGACGCCGGGCTCGCCTCCGGGATCAACACGGCGGCGCTCCAGATCGGCGGCGCGATCGGTGTCGCGACCGTCTCCACGGTGATCGCCGTCAACGCGACCGGCACCGACCCCGCCGGGCTGACGGCGGGCTACCAGGCGGGATTCGGCGCCTGTGTGATCTTCGCGGCTGCCGGTCTCGTCCTGACGGCTGCCGTGCGCTCACGCTCGCGGCAGCCGAGCGGCGT
This genomic interval from Nonomuraea helvata contains the following:
- a CDS encoding MFS transporter is translated as MVLTEVVDHQPDTRRWTALVLLCTANFMVILDSQIVILALPSIAADLGMTPAQAQWVLSANLLTFGGLLLLGGRAADLLGRRRMFMWGTALFLGVSVLSGVAWSTEVMLAARALHGVSAALMAPAALSILTTTFPEGAERNKALAGWSGIAGIGATAGLVIGGTLTASLGWQWVFLVNAPVALVMLLLSPPLLPESRDRRARPTYDVAGAVTITAALALVVYAVVEAPAAGWASVRTVGLFALAAAVAGLFVILERRSPEPLVPLRIFRSRSLTGGNLVTALMGMAAFGLSVTISQYAQQALGYSPLEFGLKQAVMPGMAFVGAYAGQAVVTRTGYRPVAAVCAALMGAGAFLLTRAPADGQYLRDLFLALLIFGAGLGAGTVAAAAAALSRVGERDAGLASGINTAALQIGGAIGVATVSTVIAVNATGTDPAGLTAGYQAGFGACVIFAAAGLVLTAAVRSRSRQPSGVPSE